One Longimicrobium sp. genomic region harbors:
- a CDS encoding NBR1-Ig-like domain-containing protein, whose amino-acid sequence MDSDFPGAPESRYTLRVFGTPRLVAPGGEPVRLSARALAYLVYVHLARDGERTSTAIAAKLWGSKSARSLQDSLHHVRREIQVAAPGLLGRYQRDHRLVGRVECDADRIALASPAAGDRLAALEVLADGFLRGFEDPPGAQRFARWAQEQRQGYDAMFREQWAEAAEAAPAPERLVALGETGLRFDAAWVEAARLLVRGLVRMGRMDEAEERAQRFVSAAPQARTVLREELNAAHPPSPANDAAAAGDGAGRSGDVRPAPMPPGAANPPSSIRRRPRWRWAAAAAVLALALVAMRAISQRVLPSAACGERGYAARSAGQDYQPGTAVRPGQPFTKGWRLRNGGACAWSPGFYLRMEGARRDGMPWDGHLSRSQAQVRLGHGLAPGADWQAVVPMQAPIAPGSYEEFWSLRRADGSLVETDGAATFAASVVVLPARVAECRPGEARSGYVAVTVDAGRTFSPGDTVELGMSLRNRGDCAWPAGSRLSLRLPAGFTVVDSSHTRAGEPVPPRHIFTYTQRVVLPAAPGRYVVPTTLAGRGGERIAADSPGVRAIRVSVGRRDDYGKYRVCRPGELGPRFVSETIQDNAVVPVGGAFEKRWTLTNASPGLCAWAPGVTLNRAGGDSLSAGGRIRLDRVVLPGEVVTFSVPMRAPRSAGVYREDWDFRDWTGRTMNISQTATIWALIVAQAETERQRKTN is encoded by the coding sequence ATGGATTCAGATTTCCCCGGCGCGCCGGAAAGCCGCTACACCCTCCGCGTCTTCGGCACGCCTCGTCTCGTCGCCCCCGGCGGCGAGCCCGTCCGGCTCTCCGCGCGGGCGCTGGCGTACCTGGTCTACGTCCACCTGGCGCGCGACGGCGAGCGCACCAGCACCGCGATCGCCGCGAAACTCTGGGGATCGAAAAGCGCGCGCTCGCTGCAGGATTCCCTGCATCACGTTCGTCGCGAGATCCAGGTCGCGGCGCCGGGGCTGCTCGGCCGCTATCAGCGCGACCACCGCCTGGTGGGCCGGGTGGAGTGCGACGCCGACCGCATCGCCCTCGCCTCCCCCGCCGCCGGCGACCGGCTGGCGGCGCTGGAGGTGCTGGCGGACGGCTTCCTGCGCGGCTTCGAGGATCCCCCCGGCGCGCAGCGGTTCGCGCGCTGGGCGCAGGAGCAGCGGCAGGGATACGACGCGATGTTCCGCGAGCAGTGGGCGGAAGCGGCGGAGGCCGCCCCCGCCCCGGAGCGGCTGGTGGCGCTGGGGGAGACGGGCCTGCGGTTCGATGCGGCGTGGGTGGAGGCCGCCCGGCTGCTGGTGCGCGGGCTGGTGCGGATGGGGCGGATGGACGAGGCGGAGGAGCGCGCGCAGCGCTTCGTCTCCGCCGCGCCGCAGGCCCGGACGGTCCTGCGCGAGGAGCTGAACGCGGCGCATCCGCCATCACCGGCGAACGATGCGGCTGCCGCGGGAGACGGCGCGGGACGATCAGGCGATGTGCGCCCGGCGCCGATGCCGCCGGGCGCGGCGAATCCCCCGTCCTCGATCCGGCGCCGGCCGCGCTGGCGATGGGCGGCCGCCGCGGCGGTGCTGGCGCTGGCGCTCGTGGCGATGCGGGCGATCTCGCAGCGGGTCCTTCCCTCGGCGGCGTGCGGCGAGCGGGGATACGCGGCGCGGTCGGCGGGGCAGGATTACCAGCCGGGCACGGCGGTGCGCCCCGGCCAGCCGTTCACCAAGGGGTGGCGGCTGCGCAACGGCGGGGCGTGCGCGTGGTCGCCCGGCTTCTACCTGCGGATGGAGGGCGCGCGCCGCGACGGGATGCCGTGGGACGGGCACCTCAGCCGGTCACAGGCGCAGGTCCGCCTCGGCCACGGCCTGGCGCCCGGCGCGGACTGGCAGGCGGTGGTTCCGATGCAGGCGCCGATCGCACCCGGATCGTACGAGGAGTTCTGGTCGCTGCGCCGCGCCGATGGGAGCCTGGTGGAAACCGACGGCGCGGCCACCTTCGCGGCCTCCGTCGTGGTGCTTCCCGCCCGCGTGGCGGAGTGCCGGCCGGGCGAAGCGCGCAGCGGGTACGTGGCCGTGACGGTGGACGCCGGCCGCACCTTCTCGCCGGGCGACACGGTGGAGCTGGGGATGTCGCTGCGGAACCGGGGCGACTGCGCCTGGCCGGCGGGGTCACGGCTCTCGCTCCGGCTCCCCGCGGGCTTCACCGTGGTCGACTCCTCCCACACCCGCGCGGGCGAGCCCGTGCCCCCGCGGCACATCTTCACCTACACGCAGCGCGTGGTCCTGCCGGCGGCGCCCGGGCGGTACGTCGTCCCCACCACCCTCGCGGGGCGCGGCGGAGAGCGCATCGCAGCGGACTCGCCGGGCGTGCGGGCGATCCGCGTAAGCGTGGGCAGGCGGGACGATTACGGGAAGTACCGCGTGTGCCGCCCCGGCGAGCTGGGCCCGCGCTTCGTTTCCGAGACGATCCAGGACAACGCCGTCGTGCCCGTGGGCGGCGCGTTCGAGAAGCGCTGGACGCTCACCAACGCCAGCCCGGGGCTGTGCGCCTGGGCGCCCGGCGTCACGCTGAACCGCGCCGGCGGCGACTCGCTCAGCGCGGGCGGGCGCATCCGCCTGGACCGCGTGGTGCTCCCCGGCGAGGTCGTCACCTTCTCGGTGCCGATGCGGGCGCCCCGGAGCGCCGGCGTCTACCGCGAGGACTGGGATTTCCGCGACTGGACCGGACGCACGATGAACATCAGCCAGACGGCGACCATCTGGGCCCTGATCGTCGCGCAGGCGGAGACGGAACGGCAGAGGAAAACGAACTGA
- a CDS encoding BACON domain-containing protein, translating to MRRTTALLRLASAGLVLFVGGCDAGGANGPGPVGPDPTPAVGVGTTALAFAAQEGAASATQTLAVTNTGGGTLSWSAAESMAWLTLSPSGGTLGPGASASVAITVNTAGMAPGRYSGVVELSGGGGGAKAVTITLDVTQAPALAASTASLSFSVQPGAAPPPQSLIVSNTGGGSLAWSASSASSWLIVSPSTGSLAGGSSAALAVSVSAAGLAAGTYSGTVDLNAPGATGAPQHVAVQLTVAPGPALAVSASPLAFFAQVGANAAPQTVTLSNTGGGTLGWSAVEAVPWLTVSPPTGSLGAGASAQVTVTVNTAGLAQGTYSGTIDVSAPGASGSPRSIPVTLTVSSAPVLGVSATTFSFAALAGTNPAAQPVTITNTGGGTLAWSASDDAPWLTVTPASGSLASNAGAQAALSVSTAGLAAGTYHATVTLTAPGAGGSPRALAVTLAVSAPPAVSVNPASLSFSAAQGSNPATQSVIVTNTGGGSLVWTASSNAAWLAATPGSGTLAGGGAVPVTLSVSSAGLAAGTYNGAVTISAPGATGSPKTVAVSLTVAAGPALGVSAASLGFATQQGSPPPPQSFTVSNTGGGSLAWSASSNASWATVSPAGGSLAGGSSAPVTVSIDPTGLGAGTWNATIDVSAPGAAGSPKSVGVSLTIAAGPSLSVSPPSVSFSAAQGSSAASQTVTVTNTGGGTLSWSADESIAWLSLSPTSGTLGAGQSAQVTLSPNTAGLAAGPYPGSIDFSAPGADGSPRSVGVDLTVTGPTLLPAPSLGSPANGATGVSTTPTFSWSPVAGANHYWVTIATSASALPTDPGAATCAGCVISVNTTSTSYTATASLAAGTTYYWRVQGWNNSTSPYTQGQYSPVWSFVSAAAAPRLLVDGSLSSSKAPGQTFSVTGGGYTPNRTVTRYLKDPSGNIITLSPILSADGSGNIAWTFTPVCTTPAVTSTLWVVDDATGKSSNTVSQTVTAGGGCGDSGFTWPVDPSNSSNGFNGACGDWPGDSNGCFWISSNGWRDVQPFLRHLYDGHGYHLGADWNKGSGSDDANLPVYAVANGTVSDVRTNVSGWGNIIFVRHVTSFGIITSMYAHVNWNTSGPPAKGQTVSKGQQIARVGNGNGLYPYHLHLEIRVGDNVTPGPGYLSSRTATPPQGQIDPDVFIATHR from the coding sequence ATGAGACGCACGACCGCGCTCCTCCGACTCGCTTCCGCCGGACTCGTCCTTTTCGTGGGGGGATGCGACGCAGGCGGCGCGAATGGCCCCGGCCCCGTGGGCCCGGACCCCACCCCCGCGGTGGGCGTGGGGACGACCGCGCTCGCGTTCGCCGCGCAGGAAGGCGCCGCGTCGGCCACCCAGACGCTGGCGGTGACGAACACGGGCGGCGGCACCCTGAGCTGGTCCGCCGCGGAGAGCATGGCCTGGCTCACCCTGAGCCCGTCGGGCGGCACGCTCGGGCCCGGCGCCAGCGCGTCGGTCGCCATCACCGTGAATACGGCGGGGATGGCGCCGGGGCGGTACTCGGGGGTGGTGGAGCTTTCCGGCGGGGGAGGTGGGGCGAAGGCGGTGACGATCACGCTGGACGTGACGCAGGCGCCGGCGCTCGCCGCCAGCACGGCCTCGCTGTCCTTCTCCGTGCAGCCCGGCGCCGCGCCCCCGCCGCAGAGCCTGATCGTCAGCAACACGGGCGGCGGCAGCCTTGCCTGGAGCGCGTCGTCGGCTTCGTCCTGGCTGATCGTCTCTCCCTCCACCGGGTCGCTGGCGGGCGGGAGCAGCGCGGCGCTCGCGGTGTCGGTGAGCGCCGCCGGGCTGGCCGCGGGAACGTACAGCGGCACCGTGGACCTGAACGCGCCGGGCGCCACCGGCGCGCCCCAGCACGTGGCCGTCCAGCTCACCGTGGCGCCCGGCCCGGCGCTGGCGGTGAGCGCGTCGCCGCTGGCGTTCTTCGCGCAGGTGGGCGCGAACGCGGCGCCGCAGACCGTCACCCTCTCCAACACCGGCGGCGGCACGCTGGGGTGGAGCGCGGTGGAGGCGGTTCCGTGGCTCACCGTGAGCCCGCCGACGGGAAGCCTGGGCGCGGGGGCGAGCGCGCAGGTGACGGTGACCGTGAACACCGCGGGCCTGGCCCAGGGCACCTATTCGGGGACGATCGACGTCTCCGCGCCGGGCGCGTCCGGCTCGCCGCGCAGCATCCCGGTGACGCTGACGGTGAGCTCGGCGCCGGTGCTGGGGGTGAGCGCCACCACCTTCTCCTTCGCGGCGCTGGCGGGGACGAATCCCGCGGCGCAGCCCGTCACCATCACCAACACCGGCGGCGGGACGCTGGCCTGGAGCGCGTCGGACGACGCGCCGTGGCTCACCGTCACCCCGGCGAGCGGGAGCCTGGCCTCGAACGCCGGCGCGCAGGCCGCGCTGTCGGTGAGCACCGCGGGGCTGGCCGCCGGGACGTACCACGCCACGGTGACGCTCACCGCGCCCGGGGCGGGCGGGAGCCCGCGGGCGCTTGCGGTCACGCTGGCGGTCTCCGCGCCGCCGGCGGTCAGCGTCAACCCCGCCTCGCTCTCCTTCTCGGCCGCGCAGGGATCGAACCCGGCGACGCAGAGCGTGATCGTCACCAACACCGGCGGCGGCTCGCTGGTCTGGACGGCGTCGTCGAACGCCGCCTGGCTCGCCGCCACGCCGGGGAGCGGGACGCTGGCCGGGGGCGGGGCCGTGCCGGTGACGCTCTCGGTGAGCTCGGCGGGGCTGGCGGCGGGAACGTACAACGGGGCCGTCACGATCTCCGCGCCGGGCGCCACGGGGAGCCCGAAGACGGTGGCCGTTTCGCTCACCGTGGCGGCCGGGCCGGCGCTGGGGGTGAGCGCGGCGTCGCTCGGCTTCGCCACGCAGCAGGGCTCCCCGCCGCCGCCGCAGTCGTTCACGGTCAGCAACACCGGCGGCGGCTCGCTCGCCTGGTCGGCGTCGTCGAACGCGTCGTGGGCCACGGTGTCGCCAGCGGGCGGGAGCCTGGCGGGCGGGTCGAGCGCGCCGGTGACGGTGTCGATCGACCCCACGGGGCTGGGCGCCGGCACCTGGAACGCCACGATCGACGTCTCCGCGCCGGGAGCGGCGGGAAGCCCGAAGTCGGTGGGGGTCTCGCTCACCATCGCGGCCGGGCCGAGCCTTTCCGTCTCCCCGCCGTCGGTGTCGTTCTCCGCCGCGCAGGGCTCCAGCGCGGCGAGCCAGACGGTGACGGTGACGAACACCGGCGGCGGGACGCTCTCCTGGTCGGCGGACGAATCGATCGCGTGGCTCTCGCTGTCACCAACGAGCGGGACGCTGGGTGCCGGGCAGAGCGCGCAGGTGACGCTTTCGCCCAATACGGCGGGGCTCGCGGCGGGCCCGTACCCGGGAAGCATCGACTTCTCGGCGCCGGGGGCGGACGGGAGCCCGCGGAGCGTGGGCGTCGATCTCACCGTCACCGGACCGACGCTGCTCCCCGCGCCGTCGCTCGGCTCGCCGGCGAACGGGGCGACGGGAGTCTCCACCACGCCCACCTTCAGCTGGTCGCCCGTCGCCGGCGCGAACCACTACTGGGTGACGATCGCGACCAGCGCGTCGGCGCTCCCGACGGATCCGGGCGCGGCGACGTGTGCGGGATGCGTCATCTCGGTGAACACGACGTCCACGAGCTACACCGCGACGGCATCTCTGGCCGCGGGCACGACCTACTACTGGCGGGTCCAGGGCTGGAACAACAGCACATCTCCCTACACGCAGGGCCAATACTCGCCCGTCTGGAGCTTCGTCAGCGCCGCCGCGGCACCCAGGCTTCTCGTCGATGGTTCGCTGTCCAGCTCGAAGGCGCCCGGCCAGACGTTTTCAGTGACGGGCGGCGGATACACCCCGAACCGGACGGTGACCCGCTACCTGAAGGACCCCAGCGGGAACATCATCACGCTCTCGCCGATCCTTAGTGCCGATGGCTCGGGGAACATCGCCTGGACGTTCACGCCCGTCTGCACCACGCCCGCGGTCACCAGCACCCTCTGGGTGGTGGACGACGCGACCGGGAAGTCGAGCAACACGGTCTCGCAGACGGTGACGGCCGGCGGAGGGTGCGGCGACAGCGGGTTCACCTGGCCCGTCGACCCGTCGAACTCGTCCAACGGCTTCAATGGCGCATGTGGCGACTGGCCCGGCGACTCGAACGGGTGCTTCTGGATCAGCAGCAACGGGTGGAGGGACGTACAGCCGTTCCTGCGGCACCTCTATGACGGGCACGGCTACCATCTCGGCGCGGACTGGAACAAGGGATCGGGCTCGGATGACGCCAACCTGCCCGTGTACGCGGTGGCGAACGGGACCGTGAGCGACGTCCGCACGAACGTGTCGGGGTGGGGCAACATCATCTTCGTGCGGCACGTTACGTCATTCGGAATCATCACTTCCATGTACGCGCACGTGAACTGGAACACCTCCGGCCCGCCGGCGAAGGGCCAGACGGTGAGCAAGGGGCAGCAGATCGCGCGGGTCGGCAACGGAAACGGGCTGTACCCGTACCACCTGCACCTGGAGATCAGGGTTGGCGACAACGTCACTCCGGGACCGGGCTATCTGTCGTCGAGAACGGCCACACCTCCGCAGGGCCAGATCGATCCGGACGTGTTCATCGCCACGCACCGTTAG